Genomic DNA from Hymenobacter jejuensis:
ACCGGCCACGACACGGCTTCGGTGCAGGAAACCAACTACAAGATGCCCGACTGGCGCATCTACTCCACCACCGACATGGTGCACTGGAAGTCCTACGGCAAATGCCTTTCGCCCAAAACCTTTGCCTGGGCCACCGGCGATGCGTACGCGGCACAGTGCGTCTACCACAACGGCAAGTTCTACTGGTTTGTGTCTACGTTTCATAAAAAAGACGACCACAGCCAGGGTGGCGCGGCCATTGGCGTAGCCGTGTCGGACCGCCCTACGGGGCCGTTCCGGGATGCCATTGGCAAGGCCTTGATTGTCAATGAGATGACTAAAGACAAGCCGCACGCCTGGGACGATATCGACCCCACCGTTTTCATCGACCATGACAAGCAAGCCTACCTGTACTGGGGTAACGGCAGCTGCAAGTGGGTGAAGCTCAAGGACAACCTGATCGAGCTGGCCAGCCCCATCACCACCTTTACGCCCAAAAACTACATCGAAGGGCCCTGGGTGTACAAGCGCAAAAAGCTGTACTACCTCGTGTATGCCAGCGTCGGCACCAAGCCCGAAATGATAGAGTATTGCACGGCCCCCAGCGCCACCGGGCCCTGGACGTACCGGGGCATCATTCAGGAAAACGTGCCCAATAGCTTCACGACCCACCCCGGCATCATCGACTACAAGGGCAAGAGCTACTTTTTCTACCACAACGGCGCCCTGCCCACCGGCGGCAGCTACCGGCGCTCCATCTGCGTGGATGACTTGCACTACAACCCGGACGGTACCATCCAGAAAATAGTGCAGACCACTAACGGGGTAGTACCAGCTAAGTAACGCATATCACTTCCCAAGGCCTAGTTGCAGATATAGGACTCCTGCTGGCAACAATACTTCCGCCTAAACCTTACTTGCTCAAGATTGATAATTCAAATCAACAGGATACACTTATAAAGCAACCACATTAAGGATCAAACCTGCAGTAGGCAGGTTTGATCCTTAATGTGGTTGTATAAACCAAAAACAAATCGGCCACCCAGCATTGCTGTTAAGTGGCCGATTTTAAATGAGCGAGAAACGAGGTTCGAACTCGCGACCCTCAGCTTGGGAAGCTGATGCTCTACCAACTGAGCTACTCTCGCGAAATGCTTGGTAAGACAAAAATACACGGCTTAAATCAATTTGCAACTGGCGCGCGTATCGCATGCGGTCGGCTTCGGCATCGGGCCGTCAGATTTTCGTACTAAGTTTGGTACGTCAAGCGGCCCCGGCCGCTGTTGTTTTCCAATCAGTAAGCGCGCTTCCCATGGCTACACCTCCTTACAGTCGCAATCGCGGCATTTTATACTTGGCGGCAGGCTTGTTGCTGCTCATCGTGCAGGGGCTGCGCATCCCACAGTATTACACCGACTGGGAAACCGGTGCGCTGGATACACCACGTTTCGTGCTGAGCCTGGTTTTTATCGTATTTGCCTTGTACATGCTGCGGGCCGGCTGGCAAATGTTGCGGCACAAAGATGATCTGATTGATTAAATAATCATTTGATTATCAATAGTATACAAAGCATCTGTAATGTCTTCGCCACTCCGTATCTCGGTGCCCAAACGCAGTGCTGCCACTGCGGCCGTGTTGGCAAACTTGGGTCGCCAAACCTTTCACGAAACCTTTATCGCCGACAACAACCCCGAAGACATGGCTGCTTACCTAGCCGAGAATTTTGGGGAAGAACAGCAACTCGCCGAACTTCAGAATCCCGATACGCTGTTTTTGCTGGTTCAGATGCAGCAGCAACCCATCGGCTACGCCAAGTTGCGCTTCAACTCTCCTTTGGGCCTGGAACCAGGGAAGAAGCCCGACAATCGCCTGGAAATTGAGCGATTGTATGTGTTGCAGGACTGGATCGGGACGGGCTTGGGCGCCACTCTGATGCGCCGCATTCTGGACGAGGCACGCGCCAAGGGCTGCCGCTCGGTGGTGCTTGGTGTGTGGGAGCGCAACGTGCGCGCCATCGAGTTCTATAAGCGCTTTGGCTTTCGGCAAATCGGCAGTCACGAATTCCGGCTAGGCAACGATATACAGACCGATCTTATTCTTCGTAAGGGTCTGTAAATCAATATATTGTATTTATAGATAATTATAGGATTCTGCCCTTGCCGCAGCGCCTGCCGCAGACGTGGCGCCGGCTCGCTACCTTTGCCTATTGTCCATCAACCCGCTTCTTGTGAGAAAAGACAGGCTCGCTTGTACGCTTTCCTCGTTCCGGCCAGCGGCTGGGCTCCTTTGGTTACCAATATTGGCATTGCTCGCTGCCAGCGGCTGTACCCCCGATCGGCCCAAGCTGCCGCTGCCCACCGGGCACTACGAAGGCACGCTCACCTACCAAGGCACGGAGGCGCGGGTCGCGTTGGACATGCGCGAACCGACGCCGGATCACTTGCAGGCCGATTTTCGTTTTTTGGAAATGGGCCTGAGCTTTCCGGCTCAGAATCTGCGCTTTAACGCGCCGCTGCTGCACTTCGAGCAGCGACCCGGCCAGAAACAAGGCAACATGGTGGTGGAAGCCGTGCAGGAAGGCGATTTCTGGCGTGGCAATTTCAAAATCGATACGCTGAAAGCCGACCTGTTGCTGGTGCGCCGTGGCAAAGCCGATCCGCGCCCATACCGCGAGCAGCCCGTGCGCTTTCGCAGCGGCAACCTGACGCTGCGGGGTACCCTGTTGCTGCCCAACGACACTTCCTTTCAGCATGCGGCCGTGGTGCTGCTGCATGGTAGCAGTACGCCCCACCAGCGCGACCTGTATTCGTATGCCGATTTGCTGGCTCGCCGCGGGTTCGCGGCCCTCGTTTATGATCGTCGTGACGCCGCTCTGCCAGCTGGTCAGTTGCCCGAATACAGCCAAGAAGATTTGGCTACCGATGCTTTGGCCGCTGTGCAAGCCCTTAAAAAACAACCCGATATCGATTCTACTCATGTTGGCCTGTGGGGCATCAGTCAAGGCGCGCATGTTGCAGCCATTGCCGCCTCTCGTCCGGGCCGGTCAGTGGCTTTTGTAGTCGCTTTATCGGGGCCGGGCGTACCCTATGCCGACGTTGAGCGTTTTCAAAATGCCAGCCGGTTGCGCGAACATGACGTGTCGGCCAAGGATATGAAGCAGGCTGCGAAAGCATTCGACCAGTTGGTGCGCTTCGTGCACGGCGGTGGCGAAAGTGATACCACGCAGCTGCACGAAACGCTCACTGAAGCTTGGCAACAGCCGTGGGCCCAGTACACCACACTGCCCCGGCGGGTACCGACTCCTGCCGAAATCAAAACGCAGCTGCGGTGGCGCCAACTCGACCTAGACCCCAGAGCAGCCTGGCAGCAAGTCAAAGTGCCGGCACTATTGGTTTACGGCAGCGCCGACGAGCGTTTCGATGCCAGTGAAAGCGCCCGCCGGCTGCGAAACGTAGTCGGCTACAAGCAGGGCTCGACAGTAAAAGTATACTCAGGCGCAAACCACGAGCTGATGTTGCCCGGCGGCTTAACCAAAGAAGACAAATGGGAGTGGCCCCGCCCCGCGCCCGGCTTCGTGGACGATATGCTGGGTTGGATGCGTGCCCGCACAGCTCAGTAACGATGAAGACATAATTTATTGATAATCAATAAATTATGTTTCTGGCATGATCGGCCCTCTGGAAATCGGCTCTACAGAATCAGCAAGCCTTTTTCGCGGAGCAACAGCCACACCGGCGACGTCAAAAAAGCCTCGAACGACATGCCCGCGGCGCTCACAGGAAAGGAGGCCGCTGCTTCTTTCAACAACAGCTTGGTTTCGTAATCGTGGGCAAGTTTGGTAAGCAATTCCAGCAGCCATTGCCCGATGGCGTCCGATGTTTTCACCTCAAAATCTTCGGCTTGTTCATAGAATGTGAGCGTGGCGCGTGCTCCTTTTTTGCCTTCCGTAATCTCTAAATCGGGGGCATTGCCAAGCCAAAATAAGCGTAGGTTTTGCTTGGCACTGTCGGGCTTACTTTCGGTTTGCAGGGCTTGTTGAATAAGCTGGCGCGGTACCGTGGGGCGCGGCACCCGGAAATCAAACCAGAATTGCAGCGGCTCGTTGAGGGCTACTCCGTGCATGTAGTTGTACAAGGCCTTCGCCAAACCCGGACCAAATTGCTCGTGATCGGTACCGGTGGGGTCGTCGTGCCAGAGGTCGTTCCACGCAAAATCGCCCGGCTCCGGGCCGATGGCGGCTACTTTGTATTTCGCGGGGTTCTTGCCTACCGGGCTGTGCGCCGTCATGGAGAAGCGGTGCCAATAACCCGATTGCACAATGCCTGCCGCCAAGAGCTGCCGCACAACTTCTAGAGAATCAACGGTTTCCTGCGTAGTTTGAGTCGGGAAGCCGTACATGAGGTAAGCGTGCACCATGATACCTGCCTGCGTGAAGCCATCGGTTACGCGCGCAACTTGGGCAATCGTGACGCCCTTTTCCATCAAGGTCAACAGGCGATCTGAGGCAACTTCCAACCCGCCCGACACCGCAATGCACCCAGACGCGGCCAGCAAGCGGCACAGATCAGGCGAAAAAGTCTTCTCGAAGCGAATATTGCCCCACCACGTAATGTTGACGCGGCGGCGCAGCAACTCCACGGCCAAGTCGCGTAAGGCGAGGGGTGGGGCCGCTTCGTCGACGAAGTGAAAGCCGGTTTGCCCCGTCTGCCGCACAATTTGCTCGATGCGGTCGACAAGTAAAGTCGCCGGCGCCGTTTCGTAGCGCGAGATGTAGTCGAGGGTTACGTCGCAGAACGAGCACCGCTTCCAATAGCAGCCATGGGCTACTGTTAGCTTGTTCCAGCGCCCATCGCTCCAGAGGCGGTGCATGGGGTTAAGTACCTCAATTACTGATAGATACTCGGTGAGCGGGAGGTCGCTGTAGTCGGGAGTTCCTACCTCGGGGTGCGGAATATCGGCATCGCGGCAGGCGTTGAGGTACTGCACTTGCCCTTGGGCATCGCGCAGGAAGGTGCGCTGCAAATCCTCCTGCGCGCGCTGTCCTTGCAGGTGCTCCAGCAACCGGAGCCACGGCCCTTCGCCATCGTCAAGGGTCAGATAATCAATGTAGTCGAAGAAGCGAGGCTCGCGAATTTGGCGCAGCTCAGTATTGGGGTAGCCACCGCCCATGAGTGTTTTTACCTGCGGACGCTGCTGCTTTACCCGGCCAGCCAAGCGCAAGGCCCCGTATAGGTTGCCCGGAAATGGGACCGTAAAGCCCACAACGTCGGGCTCGGTACGGGCTACCAGTTCGTCGAGTAGCTCCAACAGCATCTCGTCCAGTAAGTTAGGCGCAGCTTGCAGGGCTTCGTACAACGGCTCGAAGCTTGTAGCCGACATGGCTAGCTTTTCGGCGTAGCGGCTGAAGCCAAACTGTGGCCCAACGGTTTCCTTGATCAGGTCGCCGAGGTCTTCGAGGTACAGCGTGGCCAAATGGCGGGCCTGGTCGGTGAGGCCCATCGTGCCGAAAGCGCTTTCCAGGTCGGCCACGTTGTCGAAACGGGCGGCTTCGGGCAAAAAGCGGCTGTGGCAAATGCGCGGCGCAAGCGTGTTATCCTTGTTTTGTAGGAATTTTATAACTGGCTCAATAGTAGCTAGATAGCTTTTCTGCAACCGCAGCATCCGGCGGGAGTTGTCGCTCAGGGAATATGCTCCCTGTTCGATTTCGGCAAAGACGCGCTGTAACCCGGCTTTTGAAAACAGCTTCAATACCAGCTCCAAGCCCAAGTCGGCTTGCGTTACGGAGTAACCGCGTCCGCCCAAAAAGCCCTTCAGGTATGCCGTGGCCGGATACGGCGTGTTGAGTTGCGTAAGCGGGGGCGTAATGAGCAGGATATGAGGAGATTTCACGACGGCATAACAAAGCAGAAGGCAAAGATACTCCCGTCGGGAAGGATTAACCGGAATTTAGCATTGCGCGGCGCTAGGTGTACTGCTGAAGCTGGTAGTTGGGCCTCTACATCTTCATCTTGCCCATGCTCATAAACGGCGCATTCAGGCGCAGGTAAACTTCCGCAGACACCGGAGTTTTTCCGTAATAGCTACGTATTTGATTGTCAGGACGATACACTGAGCCTTGGGCGCCTATGTGCAGTTCGGGGCCGTTCTGGCCGAGCTGGGCAAGGCGGTAGTTGGCCCCCAGTGTAAGAGCGTGAATGTTGTAGGTGGGCTCCGTTTGGTCGTGCGGGATGGCTAGCTCTTCGGCGTCCTTCTGAACAAATTCGTAGCGGCCGTAAAAGGTCGGTCGGCCAAGCGTAAGGTTGGTTTCGGCCAAAACCGAGTGTTCCTTCCCGTGATCGGATTTATTAAGGCCCCAGATGAGCGACGAAGCCACGAAATGGTAAGCGCCCCACGTGCGGCTGTGCAACACGGCGGCGGTGGTGCGCGTCACGTCTTCATCGGGGCGTAGCTGCTCTGGGCTTTTTACGTAAGCACGACCAACTTCCAACGACAACTCTTCGGACGGGTTCCACAGCAGGCGACTGGCCCATGAGTTGGCACGCGGCCGATCGAAGTTGTAACGATGCTCGTCGGGCTCGCGGCCGGTGAAATTGGAGCCTTCCAGCTTAAACTGCTTGTAGCGCACCCCAAACGTGGCTACGCCAAACGTGATGTGCGTGGCATCTACCCAGTGGTGCCCAAGCGGAGCATCGGGGTTAGGCATGGCCGAAAGTCGGTGCATAAACGCTGTAGGCCCAACAGCGGGCTCACCCGGATACCCTAAATACAGGCTCAAATCCAGGTCTTTGCTGAGGGCGTGCGTGTAGCCAATGCTTAGGGCCGAAAACAGATCGTGCGGGTGTTGCCGGTCGACGAGCGGCTTCCCTTTGTAGGCTTCGCCCGATTGGAACAGCAGCGGGTAGCCGTTCGCGCCTTCGGTAAGCGGGTCGAGCGAGATCATGGCGGTCAGGTTGAGCAAACCGCGTTGCCCGACGTTGCGCTGGGCCATGGTCATAAACCAGTTGGGTGCGTCGAAGGTGCGGCCGCCGCGCTGGCCGTTTTCCCGGCCGATGTTCTGGTTGGTGTAGCGCCCAAAAACGGCGCCGTGATACATGAGCATCCAAGGGCCTTTGTGCTGCATCCACATGTACATGGGCGTTGCATCGGGTTGCCACGCCGTGCCGGAACCGTTGCGCGACATGGGCAGATTGCGCGAGTAAGCGTGCGACATGTTCATGTCGCCGTGGTCGCTATGCTGCATGGTTGTGTCGCCGGACATATCCATTGTACTCATGTCCATGCCCGGCATGTGTTGGTGCTGGGCTGGCTGCGCAGCATGCACAGTGTCGGTGGGAGACGTGGCCGGCTGCTTCGGCATCTGGTACATTTCGTGTTGCGCCCATGCGGGCAGCGAAACACTAATCAGCAGCAAAAAGGCAAGTAGAAGAACTGAAAGCCGCATAAAACAGAATTGGGGTATTCGAAAGGAAATTACCCTTCAAATACCCCAATCGGTAGCAACTAGTTATACAGAATTCTACTGCATAACGTGTAAGCTTTTGTGCGACGTACCTAGCTCGCGAGTTTATCCAACGACAGGCGCTTGGGCATCATATCACGGCGGAACTCGCTTACCGAGCGGCCGGTGACTTGCCGAAATTGGTTGGAAAGGTGCTGACCGCTGCTGTAACGCATTTGGTCGGCTATCTCGCTAAGCGTCAGTTCGCCGTAGCTCAACATCTCCTTAACGCGCTCGATTTTGAGGCGAATGAGGTATTTCTCAATGGTAAGATTGGCAGTGCGCGAAAATACCTTGCTCAGGTGCGAGTACGTCGCCGCAAACCGATCGGTGAGGAAGGCCGAGGTGGTAAGGGGCATGCGCGCCGTGCGCAGGTGCTCCAAGTATTCGGCCAGCGCGCCTTTAATCTGTTCGGTGAGCTGTTCGCCCCGGCCCATGAGCAGGTCGAAACCAGCTTCGCGCAACATAGGAGCCACCGCGGCCGGATCGGCGGGGGTGGTGCGGTCGAGCTGCGCTTGGCCTAGCGTAACTTGTGTAGGGCGATACCCAGCTTGCTCTAGCAGATGGTGTACAGCCTCTATGCAGCGGGGGCACACCATGTTTTTGATATGTAGCAGTGTCGTTTTCACAAGATTTATTTTTGTTCCAACCTAGAAGTAGTGCGAGTGTTTTTGCGAGCGGTAGGAGGTGCCGCCGTACGCGGCCGCCGAAGCGGCTTAGCCGGAGCTTCTACCCAACCTTTCCCAAACCAACTGCCTGATGCCCAGGTAACAAAGGGCACCACGCCTAAAAAAGTGACTGCCAATAGCCAGAAAAATACGAAAAACGCCCAGAACAGCCTCGAAAAAAAGTGGTCCTGAACACCAAACAGATACGCGATCAGCACCAAGGCCAGCAAAAACCCAGTGCCTGCCAAAATAGCCGTGTGCCGCAGCAAAGGCCGGTAAGAAGCAGGAAGGGCGTTTAGCAGGCTCATATACGGAAAGCGAACAACAAATATAAGACTTCCTCTACTCTCGCAATCGGCGGTAGCTCAGGGGCTAAGGTAGCGAATGTCTAATATAGCACTTTTCAACTGATGATGGTTGACCACCCGACGGCAGTTGATTTGGTGCGGAAAAGCCGGGAACGTAGCTCCTGCCAAATTAGGTTCCTGGACTTTGTCGTATTCGATAAAAACCACGTCGTCTGGCAGCCGTACCACGTACTATACCCGTATGATCCTTCTCCCTGCAAAACGCCCTTCCTCATGAAAACTCCTCTTTTACCCCGGCTGATGGCACTCGCGATAGCAGTGACTAGCCTTTCTGTATCTTCTTGTAGCACAGGCACTTCCGAAGGAAGCGCCAACGTAGAACGCGGCCACGACAAAGAATTTGTCAACAACAACACGCAACAGACGCGCGGCAACGATTCGAATACCAACGGCAAAGCTGCGGACACGACCAAAGTAAAAACCGGTCAGCAAGTATACGACCAGACTACGGAGCGGAAAGATCGCAACGGCGATGGCCTAGCCGATTAAGCATTGACTCGGCTAAAACACAAAAAGCCCTCCCATTATTGTGGGAGGGCTTTTTGTGTTTTGAGTGGATTGTGATAACCAGTTGACTTTTAATAGAATATAAATCCGTTGGGAAGCAGATTGACGTTGAAAGAGTCAATAGCTGTGCCGTTGGCCTGGTAGCGAATAAACTTGCCGGCGGCGGTGTAAGGCGCCACCGAGCCGTAAATGGTGTTGTCCTGCGGGTCGATGCCGAGGCCGTAGAAGCTGCGCCGTATGAGAGGGGTAGCGGGTAAGGCTGCGTCCGTGGTGCTCATGCGGTATACGCCGCCTTTGTAGCTATAGTAGAGTTGGTCGGCGGCGCCGTTCAGGTGCAGCCCGCTTGGGCTGCCGGCAAATGGCAGCACCGTCGGCGCAGTTGGGGCGGCGGGTGAGAATTTGATCAGGTTGCCGGGCGTTGAGGAAATGACCGCGTACGGTGCCGAAGTCTGGTACCGCGTGATGCCGGTGCACAGTACCCAGATGTTGCCTGCTTTGTCCTGCACCAAGTCGCTGGGACCATCTTGCACGCTGATGGCGCTCTCCACGGCGTCGGTAGCGGGGTTGATAACGCTCAGGGTATTTTCGTCGGAGTTGCTTACATACACTTTGCCGTTGGCCAGCAGGAGGTGCTCCGGCTGCCGCCCCACGGCTATGGTTTTGGTGATGGTATTGGTGCGCAGATCAAGCACGGCAACGCGCCCCTGCTCACCGCGTTTCACCCATTCGCTCACGTAAGCCTTGTCAGCGCTGACTGCTACGGCGTAGCGTGGCTGCTCCAGCCCGGTCACCGTCGCCACCGATTGAAACGTCGTCAGATTCACGACTTCCAACTTCTTGCTGTTGTTGGCCACGATGTAGCCGCGGTTGCCCACCACCAACATCGACTGCGCCACGTCGCCCAGCTCGCGTTGGTTGACGGTGTTGAAAATGTGGTTGTCGACGACAGTGCGGGACGTTTTGCTGAACAGGCTTACCTCGGCATTGGGCGTACCGAAGGCGCCTTCGTTGAGCACGAATACATTGCTGCCATCTTTGGTCAGATTATAAAGCGGCGCTGCGGCTTCGTCGGTATCGTTGCAGCTGAAAACTGTGAATGCGCCAACGCCAACCAAGAGGGCGCGCGTCAGAAAAGAGGGGAAGTGGTGAGTGCGGAACATAACGCTAGAAAAGAGGAAAGGAGATAAAGGAAAGGTTAGTGCCAGGCCACGCGCACGCTCAGTAAGCCCCAGCAAGGTGGCATAGCCCGGAATTCGTAGTTCTGGTAAGTGCGGTTGGTTAGGTTGTAGCCTTGGGCCAACGCCGTCAGCGACCACGTGGGGGCCACATGCAGCGTGCGCCCTATGGTGGCGTTCAGCAGTACATAGGAGGGCAAGGTCGTTGCAGTGCTATAGGTGCGGCGCTCGCCCGTAAATGTCAGTGACGTAGTGAGTTGCCAGCCCCGCCACGTATGGTCGGTGGTGAAGGCTGCGGAATGCATGGGCACGTAAGCCAGCTGCTGCCCCATCGGGTTGGGGTCGTCGGCGTAGCCCCGCACCTTCTCCGACTGCGTAAGCGCATAGCTGGCCCGCGCCAACAGAGCATAAGCGCCCGGATGCCACTTGGCCTGCGTGCTGGCTTCTAGGCCTTGCGCCCGCACCTTGCGCACGTTATGCGGCGTGCTGCCGCCCGTGATCGGGTCGCTGAGCCATTCCACCCAATTGTCGACCAGCTGCCGATAAGCTGTAAGCTCGGAGTGCAGTGCAAGCTGCGGCGTTAGCGACACCTCATGGCGCAGCCCCCCCTCATAGCCCATGCCGTCTTCCGGAAGAATATTAGGGTTGCCAGTCGGCCAGTAGCGCTCGTTGAGCGTCGGCGCCCGGTAACTGCGTGAGGTGCTAGCCTTTATTGTAAATAATTGATTATAAATGTGATATATATTCCATTCGGCGCCTGCTGTTGGGGCCAGCGGCGGCCGACGATTGGGCACCATCGTTTGGCGCAGATTGAGCGTCAGGCGTACTTCTGGGCGCGGGTCGTAGCGGAATAGTGCGTAACCCGAATACCGATTTTCCGTCTTCCGGCCGTGGTAGCCATCTACCTGCGCTGCAAAGTGTTGGGCTTCTATGCCCAACCGTAGATTGGCTTTGGCAGCGAAGTTGAGCGTGTGATCGGCCTGCAACTGAGTGGTTTGGACGCGCGAATTGCTGACCAGCCCGATCTGCTGGTAGTTGAGCACATCGTCGAACCAAGCCACGCGCACGCCCGTTTCGTGGCGGCTCGCTACATGCCGATAGCCCGCCAGCAGCCGTCGGCTCTGGTCATGCTCGCGTGCTTGATTGTTGCTGGAACCAATGGCAGGCTGAATCTGGCGGTTGGCGTCGGTGAGCCAAGCCGCGGCCGTGAGTTCGCTAGCTTGGCCTAAGCGCAGCGTAATGTCCTGGGCAAAGCTGCCTTGGCGAATGGCCGCACTTTGCTGGCGGTGGCGCACCAACCCCCTGAACTCACGGGCATAGTATGGAAAATCGTTTTGCGCTTCCCGGTAAGTAGCCGATGTGCGCACCGCAATTTTCTGATTGCTGAAGCTGCCCTCCAAGCTGCCCGCGCCCAGGCCAAAGCTGCCAGCATCAAGCTGCACACTAGCCCGTGGCCCGGCGCCCCACACAACCGGCGACGACAGCAACACGGTCCCGCCAATGGCGGCCGTTCCGTATGCGGCGCTGGCCGGTCCGTGCTGAACTTCCACGCGGGTGTTGCCGCTCACGGGCAACAGCGAAAAATCGGTCTGGCCAAGCGTCGGCAGGCCGATGTTGAAGCCATTCCAGAGTACGGCTGTGTGCTGCGCCGAAGTGCCCCGAAATGAAATAGAAGATAGCTGCCCCGGGCCGTAGTTCTTGATGTACAGCGGCGTGCGTGCGGCCAATACATCGGTAAGGGTGCCCGAACGATATTGAGCAAGCGTGGCAGAGTCAATGCTGGTTACGCGGCTGCCCACGGCAAAGCGGCTGAGGGGCACAGCCTGCACCCGAACGGCAGGCAGCACGTGCTCGCCGGCCAAGCCTACTGAATCGGGCGCAATCGGATCGGCGTGCTGCGCCTGTGCGGGGCAGACTCCCGTCAGGCACAGGAATGTGCCAAGCGCACCTAGCAGCTTCACCGATGCTAACCGACCGAATCCACGCGTATTAATCATCCGAACCAAATTTTCAATCGGTGAAAATTCAGTTCAGAACCCCGCTCAGGTCCGAAAACCCTGCGAAGCCGAGGCCGAAAACAGGAAAACCGACGGCCAGGCCGCCAACTGCATTCATTCTCCGCCTTTCACCCGAAAGCGCTGAACATAAGGGAAATGCATAGGCAGGTCTCCTGGCTCGCTTCAGATGGGCCGCCTTCCCATTTCTCCGGTTTTCCAAGCGAAAACCATCAACGAAACAGTGGCAGCGGAATGGCCCACCTACTCTTAAAGCTTACAGTTGCGGGGACAGCTCCCGATTCACACGGGATTCCCTTTTCAGCCTCGCCCCACAATCGGGGTCTGGCCACCTATACAGCCGCAAAGGTAAGCAGCAAATTTGGGTTGCTAGTCAACTGCGGAATTTGCAGGCCATAGTTACCCAAAAGCACCAGTTTACGTTTGTGCTTTTCACGTGCATGCGATGGCCGCCGTGTTATCTGCCGTCCTAACCTGAACTTCCCACCCCGATTTTTGCCAAGTGAAGCTTACCAGCGAATTCTACCAGCGCCCCGATGTAGTACAGATCGCACGTGACCTATTAGGTAAGTATCTGTATACCAATATAAATGGTGTGCTTACGGGCGGGCGCATCGTAGAAACGGAGGCCTACGCCCATCTCAACGACCAAGCTTGTCATTCGCATTTGGGGCGCTACACGGCGCGTACCAGCATCATGTACGAGGCCGGCGGAGTAGCTTACGCCTACCTTATTTACGGACGCTACACGCTGTTCAACATCATTACCAACAAAGCCGGCAAAGCCGATGCCGTCCTGATTCGGGGCCTCGAACCCACGGAAGGCATCCCGGAAATGCTGCTTCGGCGGGGACTGACCAGCGTTTCGTCGAAGCTAACTGCCGGGCCGGGGTTGCTGACGCAGGCCCTGGGAATTACTACCAAACACTACGGCACCGATCTGACCGGCAACCTGATCTGGCTGGAAGACCACGGAGAATCGGTACCAGAAGAAATGGTCCGCACCAGTCCGCGCGTCGGCATTGATTATGCTGGTCTTGATGCCGCCCTGCCTTGGCGCTTTCGCGAATTAGGTAGCAAATGGACAAGCCCTGCTAAATAGCATTGTTATAACTGCTTGATTATAAATAGGTCACGAAAAAGGCCTCTGCGATCAACAGAGGCCTTCAGGCTATTTTACAAAGCCCCGAAACCGGATGGAAGCGTAGCTTAAAGCTTTTCGCAAACCAGCACCATCAGGCGGCCGCGCAGGTCGGTGGTGGCAAAAAGGTACGTTTCGCCGCCTTCCCGAATGCCAGTGCGCTGCCGAAACTCCGCGACCGTATCCGGAAAGTTGCGCGTCGTGACGTGCGCCCGAGCGGCAGGCCCCAAATGGGCTTTTAGGGCGTCGCCGTCGTAGCGCTCGGTCGCAATAATGCGGAAGATGCGGCCCGGAAAATCAGTTCGCAAAATGTCACTAGTATATAAGTGACTGTTTTGCTGAAGCTTAAGAAACTCGAACGCTGTGCCAATGCTGCGAAAGCCACCCGCTTTCAGGATGGCCACATTGGGCTCATATAAATATTGCTGCGGTTCGGCATAGCGAGCAATAGCGCGGGTTTCGCGCGCACGGTTCAGGCGGAACTCCTGTTGGTCGCCGTTGCGCAATAGATTCACAGCAAA
This window encodes:
- a CDS encoding DUF5074 domain-containing protein, whose translation is MFRTHHFPSFLTRALLVGVGAFTVFSCNDTDEAAAPLYNLTKDGSNVFVLNEGAFGTPNAEVSLFSKTSRTVVDNHIFNTVNQRELGDVAQSMLVVGNRGYIVANNSKKLEVVNLTTFQSVATVTGLEQPRYAVAVSADKAYVSEWVKRGEQGRVAVLDLRTNTITKTIAVGRQPEHLLLANGKVYVSNSDENTLSVINPATDAVESAISVQDGPSDLVQDKAGNIWVLCTGITRYQTSAPYAVISSTPGNLIKFSPAAPTAPTVLPFAGSPSGLHLNGAADQLYYSYKGGVYRMSTTDAALPATPLIRRSFYGLGIDPQDNTIYGSVAPYTAAGKFIRYQANGTAIDSFNVNLLPNGFIFY
- a CDS encoding TonB-dependent receptor plug domain-containing protein: MINTRGFGRLASVKLLGALGTFLCLTGVCPAQAQHADPIAPDSVGLAGEHVLPAVRVQAVPLSRFAVGSRVTSIDSATLAQYRSGTLTDVLAARTPLYIKNYGPGQLSSISFRGTSAQHTAVLWNGFNIGLPTLGQTDFSLLPVSGNTRVEVQHGPASAAYGTAAIGGTVLLSSPVVWGAGPRASVQLDAGSFGLGAGSLEGSFSNQKIAVRTSATYREAQNDFPYYAREFRGLVRHRQQSAAIRQGSFAQDITLRLGQASELTAAAWLTDANRQIQPAIGSSNNQAREHDQSRRLLAGYRHVASRHETGVRVAWFDDVLNYQQIGLVSNSRVQTTQLQADHTLNFAAKANLRLGIEAQHFAAQVDGYHGRKTENRYSGYALFRYDPRPEVRLTLNLRQTMVPNRRPPLAPTAGAEWNIYHIYNQLFTIKASTSRSYRAPTLNERYWPTGNPNILPEDGMGYEGGLRHEVSLTPQLALHSELTAYRQLVDNWVEWLSDPITGGSTPHNVRKVRAQGLEASTQAKWHPGAYALLARASYALTQSEKVRGYADDPNPMGQQLAYVPMHSAAFTTDHTWRGWQLTTSLTFTGERRTYSTATTLPSYVLLNATIGRTLHVAPTWSLTALAQGYNLTNRTYQNYEFRAMPPCWGLLSVRVAWH
- a CDS encoding DNA-3-methyladenine glycosylase, whose protein sequence is MKLTSEFYQRPDVVQIARDLLGKYLYTNINGVLTGGRIVETEAYAHLNDQACHSHLGRYTARTSIMYEAGGVAYAYLIYGRYTLFNIITNKAGKADAVLIRGLEPTEGIPEMLLRRGLTSVSSKLTAGPGLLTQALGITTKHYGTDLTGNLIWLEDHGESVPEEMVRTSPRVGIDYAGLDAALPWRFRELGSKWTSPAK